The proteins below come from a single Necator americanus strain Aroian chromosome V, whole genome shotgun sequence genomic window:
- a CDS encoding hypothetical protein (NECATOR_CHRV.G20589.T1) gives MLLILTVGVSLLFTATARPLDPEMHQIGQHRIIDGQIPFDTVVVPPVVRIRTLPFDDWAGTSEIWRVITDGVFGGN, from the exons ATGTTGTTAATTCTGACTGTCGGTGTTTCGCTCCTCTTCACCGCTACTGCTCGTCCGCTTGATCCAG aaatgcATCAAATCGGGCAGCATAGGATTATTGATG GACAGATTCCCTTCGACACTGTTGTTGTTCCACCGGTTGTGAGAATAAGAACACTTCCCT TTGACGATTGGGCTGGAACTTCCGAAATATGGCGGGTGATCACTGATGGGGTATTCGGTG ggaactGA